The genomic interval GACGGACGTCACCACCATCTCCGGCGCCAAGTCGTGGGGGCTCCTCGTGCTCGTCATGACGACGGCCTGCGCCGGCAAGATCGGCggcacggtggcggcgtcgctgctGATGCGTGTGCCGCTGCGTGAGGCGCTCGCGCTGGGGATGCTGATGAACACCAAGGGGCTCGTGGAGCTCATCGTGCTCAACATCGGGCGCGACCGGAAGGTGCTCAACGAGGAGGCCTTCGCCATCCTCGTGCTCATGGCGCTCGTCACCACCTTCATGACCACGCCGGCCGTCACCGCCGTGTAcaagccggcgcggcggcaggcgtcGTACAAGCACCGCACGGTGgagcgcgccgacgccgacagCGAGCTGCGCGTGCTCGCGTGCTTCCACGCCAGCCGCGGCATCCCGACGCTGATCAACCTCGTGGAGGCGTCGCGCGGCACGAGGAGGAGCAAGCTCACCATGTACGCCATGCACCTCGTCGAGCTGTCGGAGCGCTCGTCGGCGATCTCCATGGTGCAGCGCGCGCGCCGCAACGGGCTCCCGTTCGCGAGCCGGCGCGgccacgaaggcggcggcggcggggaggtggtggtggcgttcgAGGCGTTCCAGCGGCTCACCGCCGTGACGGTGAAGCCGATGACGGCCATCTCCGACCTCGACACCATCCACGACGACATCGTTGCGTCGGCGCTGGACAAACGCGCCGCCATCATCCTGCTCCCGTTCCACAAGATGCTCTGCCATGACGGCACGCTCGAGCCCGTGGACCGGGCGTTCCACCAGGTGAACGTCCGGGTGCTCCGCGACGCGCCATgctccgtcgccgtcctcgtcgaccGCTCGCTCGGTGGCGCGGCGCAGGTCTCGGCGCCGGACGTCTCCTACTcggtcctcctcctcttcttcggcggcgccgacgaccgcGAGGCGCTCGCGTACGCCTCACGCATGGGCGAGCACCCTGGCATCGCGCTCACCGTGGCCCGTttcacggccgccgccgacgacgccgccgaagacgacgacgccatACAAAAGCACATCTCCAACGTGCGGAAGGCCGGAAACGACGGAGCGTTCAAGTACGACGAGGTGTCGGCCCATGGCCGGCAAGAAGTGGCGTTCGCCATCAAGACACTGGGTAGAGGCAAGAACCTGGTGGTGACCgggcggtcggcggcggtggcgacgccgcTGGTGGACAAGACGGACTGCCCGGAGCTAGGCCACGTCGGGAGCTACCTGGC from Oryza glaberrima chromosome 3, OglaRS2, whole genome shotgun sequence carries:
- the LOC127767441 gene encoding cation/H(+) antiporter 19-like; this encodes MKATSEGAWQGDNPLRFSLPLLIVQICLVVVFTRGLAYALRPLRQPRVIAEIIGGILLGPSALGRSKRFLDNVFPKDSLTVLDTLANVGLLFFLFLVGLELDPASLRRTGRTALSVAAAGISLPFALGVGASLVLRAAIAPDAPRGPLIVFMGVALSITAFPVLARILAELKLLTTDIGRMAMSAAAVNDITAWVLLALAIALSGSGSPLVSIYVLLCGVAFVGFATVAVRPVLVFMARRSPEGEPVKESFVCAILVIVLAAGFATDAIGIHALFGAFVIGVLVPKEGACAGALTEKVEDLVSSLFLPLYFVSSGLKTDVTTISGAKSWGLLVLVMTTACAGKIGGTVAASLLMRVPLREALALGMLMNTKGLVELIVLNIGRDRKVLNEEAFAILVLMALVTTFMTTPAVTAVYKPARRQASYKHRTVERADADSELRVLACFHASRGIPTLINLVEASRGTRRSKLTMYAMHLVELSERSSAISMVQRARRNGLPFASRRGHEGGGGGEVVVAFEAFQRLTAVTVKPMTAISDLDTIHDDIVASALDKRAAIILLPFHKMLCHDGTLEPVDRAFHQVNVRVLRDAPCSVAVLVDRSLGGAAQVSAPDVSYSVLLLFFGGADDREALAYASRMGEHPGIALTVARFTAAADDAAEDDDAIQKHISNVRKAGNDGAFKYDEVSAHGRQEVAFAIKTLGRGKNLVVTGRSAAVATPLVDKTDCPELGHVGSYLATPEFSTTSSVLVVQKYDSRGDTGTSSSSHAGGEATVEESGVPIRRP